GTAATCTAATGTAATGTAGGAAGCGATCTAGTTCCTTTTTTTGTTGTTGATTTCTTCTTGTAAGCGCTGATACCTGTGAGATGTGTCTGAACCGAACATAATCTTGCTCCTCGCGTGGTTATTTCCAAAATTAATGGAAAGACATCCTACTACATTAAAATCAATTATTGGTGATATAATGTTCATTGTCACTTGAGTGCATCATAACTTCACTTTTGGCAGTGACAAGCTTTCGCTTCCACATGGTTTTCTGTCTGTCTCTAAACTAACTCTGTATTATGCTCATATTTCAAAGGAACCTTGTTTGCCTCCTTGCAAGATACATTTACTATTGCATTTGGTCATCTCATACCAATCACAAGATGTACTACCTCCGTTCAAAATAATTGAAATTCTAGAGTCCCAAACTTCAATTATTCTGAAACCGAGGGAGTATCAGGCAAGACTGATCACTTGAAATaggctttcgccctgctttataGATGAAGCAACGGTCCATACATCCAACAACATAGCTGatcgcgaatcaacctgtggttgagttggttaggtggacagtggtatccccaatccaccagggttcaaatcctggtgctcgcattattcttggatttatttcaggatttctggcgatgtgctttcagtgggaggagacgttcccgtcgacgacgaggcgcctacgctgacttcgtaaatctcaagatgatatgctggctcagtctctcgaaggtgctcataggggtagggtgtgcgtgtgtgcgttcatagggatgagtgtatgcgtgtgtatatgagcgcttgtgtctgtactgatgctcaaaaaaaaaacatAGCTGACCACTCAGACTAATAATATGTAATGACCACTAGCTTGTGTGCCCGGTCCTCTAAATCTGACATTGCACACTATTTTTTCTTCGCGCATGATAATAAATGGGGGCCCGCATTCATCTTGATTGCTTGTTCTTTATGCTCTGTAGACAACATTGTATTTTCTAGACCTAATGTCTCGTGTATCGACACTGCCCAAAATATTGTAGCTCATTTACATGTTAGTGTGTGTCGACACTGCCCAAAACAGTGTATAGAGCACTTGGACCATCAATTTCTACGATATATGAAATAACATTTTGTACGGTAGATCCAGTGGTATTGATATAGTGTTATAAATCTTAGTACTACCTTCTATGTTGACGGTTTAAACTGGAAATACTTTGTTAAATATTGATTCTAAAATGAACCCAGTTTAAAACAGATGGAACATTTCAAATCTAAAGCAAGGGCGGAGTTTGCATAGCTCTAGGAAACTACATTGTTACAGGTATGCACAAGAAACGAACTTGACATGTAAATTGGGTCAAAACTCAAAAAGCCACTGGAAGGCGGAATCAATCAATTTGACTTGAAATAGAGAAAATTACAAAGGAGGTACTCCTTCACATTATTATTAACACGTCTATTGGCACAAGCCCGCTAGAACAGTTGTAGGACTTACATGCTAATCCACGAATGCTATTTAGTCCCCTTAGTGTATGACACATAGTCCTTCGGTTGAAATACTAGTAAAATGATGGAAATTAAAATACATGCCAAGGTCCGGTTCTTGCTTGCTCAATAAAGGGTAGTTTAGTGGTATCCTCCACTACCTGATCCGGACCCACTACCTCCACCACTGCCAGATCCGCCGTTCTGGCTCTCACCAGTGCCGCCACCCATGCCGCCGCCCATTCCCGTGGCGTATCCCTCGCCATAAGAGCCAGTGCTACCGGTCTGGCCGGCGCCAGACCCAGCACCAGATCCAACTCCAACACTTGGACCTTCAACGACACCTCCAGTTGCGCCACCACCATTGCCGCTTCCTCCTCCATTCGCAAAGCCTCCAGAAGTGTCGTCGCTACCGGCCTGTCCAGCGCCAGCGCCGGCACCACCTCCATTTCCGTTGTTACCACCGCCGCCACCATTACCACTACCGCCAGCATCAGAGTAGCTGGTACCATCGCCACCGGCAGCTGGAGCCGGTGCCTTTGAAACGCCACTCTCACCATATCCCTTGCCAAGGCCATCTCCGGCTCCAGTTCCGCTAGATCCGTTTgcaccgccacctccgccgccgcctccacccttACCATCAGCACTAGCATAACCATTGCTGCTAGGGGCCGATGCGGAGCCAGTCGCAGAGCTGCCAGTACCGAAGCCGGATCCGGAACCAGACCCGGATCCACCCATTGATCCtccgccaccaccagctcctcctccaccaccaaatCCCTTGGCGAAGTTCCACTTCTTACCCCAATCTCCGCCGCTCTCACTATATCCTAAGCCTCCACCTGACCCAGAACCTGAACCATATCCACTCCCACCGGATGCACCgcctcccccgccacctccgcctcCCCCTCCACCTGAAGCACTGGAGGAACTAGCGAGCATCCTTGCGGCATTGGCGAACCCAATGCTCACAAGGACAAGAAAGCTAAGAGCTGCAAGCTTGGTGCTAGTAGCCATTGTGAGTGAGACTGGGCTGAGTGAGGTGAGTTGGGTGCTGAGAGCAGGGAGGATTGGGTGATTATATAGTGGTGGAGGCCGTGCATGGGTGCGACACCTTAAGGCGATCGGCTCGACCGTTTTTTGGTTATGCATTGAGTGGGTTATTCGATGAGAAGTTTCCTATGATCAGAGTGGCAGTAGTACCTTTGACTTTGTCTATATCGATCTAGATCGATTAGCCGCTAGCAAGACAGCATATAGCAATTGCTATTcaccaaatctctctctctctctctctctctctctcccatgcagtcGATAATTTATTGATGCAGATCAACTAAGTACTAAGAGTACGGAAGAGAAGGCCTAGTTAATTAGCAAGAGATTCCCCTGGCCTGATATAGACAGATTAATTATATCTGCTGGATGCTTTGGACATGTGAAAGAACGTGTAAGTTGATCGTCGGATCCTTTGACATTGGCGTTTCCTCGTAAATTGATATACCACTAGGTTAATCATCTCCGAACCTACTAGGGTTTAACGCCGGTGCCCTCAACTTTGACCGAGTAACGCACCCCACTTCAACTCAGAGATCTTCGGGCTATCTTGTGATAGTAATGGCGACGCAAACAACGAGAGATGCACGTCGATCGGTCAAAATGACAGTGTCCAAGTAGGAGTAACAGATTCGATTCTCCAGCTGCATGCAAGGCCCCGGATCGACCGACAGATACGAGAAGAGTGGCTAGCTTCCCATGTTCACTGACGGAGTATCAGCAATAtagaggatgcttgatacgttttaatcccatgactaaaagtagtggaactaaaacttgctagcctcacccatgcttggatataaatactaaatagactaaaatgagttaatgagcatttattatcctccaaaccctccaatcccgaactcgcatgtgttaaaggaaaggagttaaatgaggagagagaggactaatccacattttagtagggttcccctgactaaatttttttagtctcaagactagttctagcctctctttagtcaggggtgattgaaactttagcctctaaaaaagactagttttagtcagactaaaaatagtctcttgaaTCCAAGCATGGCCATAGTAGCAGTACGTACTCTCCCTTTCTGACTTCCGAAATTAATGCACATGCTGCTCTCCAAAAGTCCAAATACGCCTTTGATGAACGGGTCTCGACTACGACTAACGTATATCAATTTGGCCCAGGGGGAGTTGGTGTCGTTGTTTGATACCGTGGGCGGCGACTCCAAATGCATTTGGCCTAGTTTGGGAGCACGGTATCTTTAAAGAGTTCTTTTACTGTATAGATCAAGTCAATTTTGGCTGTTCATTTTGGTAAACGGAAAATTTCAATATGCCGGTGCTGCCGAATACTTCAGTTCTTTTTTATAACATAATTGCATTGTTTGGTTTAGGAAAAAGAGGTCACGACCTCTTTCTAAAGATACTGCAAAAATATTATAGTGTTGGAGTTACTACTCTTTATAAAACCGTGGTATTTAATTTCTTGATGCTAAACACATCAAAGTTTGAAGTATGTTGTCTCAAAAAACAATGGTATAACTGAAACCTCCAAATGCACTTACGTGACAAATGCAGCCAATGTATGCGTATTAGAAAAAAAAAACTTAGCCTTGCTTATACACATTTTTGGAGGTTGGATCTTCGTTTAAAGCTGAAGGTTTAGAATATTAACCAGCGATGATTTGTGTGAGTTTTGTGGAGACCATGAGGCTATGGAGTTTTCATATTATTTTCTTGTCCTCTAGCTAAATATATTTGTTTGGCATGTTGCTAGTGTGGCTTTTGGTGTCACGGAAACACTAGAAAATATGCTTGATATGTTCCAAAACTagtttagttcctttcttgcac
Above is a window of Triticum dicoccoides isolate Atlit2015 ecotype Zavitan chromosome 5B, WEW_v2.0, whole genome shotgun sequence DNA encoding:
- the LOC119312855 gene encoding glycine-rich cell wall structural protein 2-like; translation: MATSTKLAALSFLVLVSIGFANAARMLASSSSASGGGGGGGGGGGGASGGSGYGSGSGSGGGLGYSESGGDWGKKWNFAKGFGGGGGAGGGGGSMGGSGSGSGSGFGTGSSATGSASAPSSNGYASADGKGGGGGGGGGANGSSGTGAGDGLGKGYGESGVSKAPAPAAGGDGTSYSDAGGSGNGGGGGNNGNGGGAGAGAGQAGSDDTSGGFANGGGSGNGGGATGGVVEGPSVGVGSGAGSGAGQTGSTGSYGEGYATGMGGGMGGGTGESQNGGSGSGGGSGSGSGSGGYH